DNA sequence from the Asticcacaulis sp. AND118 genome:
TGCCGCGCATGTGGGGCGGCGTGACGACGGCCAAGGAACTGCGCGCCATCGCCGATGTCTGCGACAAGTACGAGGTGCCGATGGTCAAGGTGACCGGCGGTCAGCGTCTCGACCTGTTCGGCATCAAGAAGCAGGACCTGCCCGCCGTCTGGGCCGACCTCAATGCCGCCGGCATGGTGTCGGGCCACGCCTACGCCAAGGCCCTGCGCACGGTGAAGACCTGCGTTGGTTCGGAATGGTGCCGCTTCGGCACGCAGGATTCGACCGGGCTGGGGATCAAGCTGGAGCAGGACACCTGGGGCTCTTGGATGCCGCACAAGTTCAAGATGGCCGTGTCGGGCTGCCCGCGCAACTGCGCGGAAGCTACCATCAAGGACTTCGGCGTCATCTGCGTGGACTCCGGCTATGAACTGCACGTCGGCGGCAATGCCGGCATCCATCTGCGCGGCACGGACCTGTTGTGCAAGGTGGCGACCGAGGCCGAGGCCCGCGAATATTCGATGGCCTTCGTCCAGTTCTATCGCGAGGACGCCTGGTATCTGGAGCGCACCGCGCCGTGGATCGAGCGTGTCGGGCTTGAGGCCATCAAGGCGAAGATGTTCGACGCCGACGAACGCAAGGCGCTGTCGGGGCGGTTCCTCGAATCGCAGGCGGTGTTTCAGGTTGATCCGTGGGCGGAACATGCGCCCAAATCCGAGCCGGCGCAGGTGTTTTCGCCGCTGGCCGACCTGCGCAGCGAGAAGAAGGAGATCGCCCGATGAACGCCAGTCTGGCTTTAAAATGGGTTGATGTGGGCGCGGCGGTTGATGTGCCTTATCAGGGCGCGCGCCGGGTCGATACGGACCTTGGGGCCATCGCCGTTTTCCGCACGGTGGACAACGAATATTACGCCGTGATGGACAAATGTCCGCACAAGGGCGGGCCCTTGTCCGAAGGCATCGTCCATGGTCGTCACATCGCCTGCCCCCTGCATAACTGGTCGTTTTCGTTGCAGACCGGTGAAGCCGTCGGTGCCGATGCGGGCAAGGGCTGCACCCCGACCGTGCCGCTCAGGATCGAGAACGCCCGGATTTTGCTGGGTTTGCGTTGAACCCCCTCTCCCTTGAGGGAGAGGGTTGGGGTGAGGGGGGGTGAACTCCGACCTTCCCCCTCACCCCGCGCTGATGCGCCACCCTCTCCCTCAAGGGAGAGGGGGAGTTGTTGAATGACCACCACCCATAACACCACCTGTCCCTATTGCGGCGTCGGCTGCGGCGTCGAAGCGACGCTCGACGGCCGCCGTATGACCGTCAAGGGCGATGCGGCGCATCCGGCCAATCAGGGGCGGCTCTGCTCCAAGGGGACAGCGCTGGGCAAGACCTTCGGACTGGAAGGACGTCTGCTGACTCCGCGCCGGCGCACGGCGGACGGGTTTGTGGAAACAAGTTGGGATGCGGCGCTGGACGAGGTGGCGGGCCGCTTCCGCGACATCGTCGCCGAGCACGGCCCGGACGCCGTGGCCTTCTACGTGTCGGGACAGTTGCTGACTGAAGACTATTACGCGGTCAACAAGCTGGCCAAGGGTTATATCGGCACGGCCAATATCGACACCAATTCGCGCCTGTGCATGAGTTCAGCAGTCGCGGCGCACAAGCAGGCCTTCGGGGCCGACCTCGTGCCCGGCACCTATGACGATCTGACCGAGGCCGACATGCTGGTTTTCAGCGGCCACAACGCCGCCTGGACGCATCCGGTTCTCTATCGGCGCATCGAAACCCGGCAGGACCAGTTTCGCGTCTGCATCGACCCGCGCCGCACCGATACGGCGAGGTCCGCCAACCTGCATCTGATGATTCGTCCGCAAACGGACATTCGCCTGTGGAACGGGCTTTGCGCCCAACTGATCGCGCGTGATGCCCTCGATCATGACTTTGTAGATCAACACACTCAGGGCTTTTCGCGTCTGATGGCGGCGCTGAGTTCCGACGACCAGAGTGTGGAGGCCGTGGCCGCCGATTGCGACATTTCGCCGGTCGATCTCAAGGCCTTTTACGACGCTTATCTGTATACGGACAAAGTGGTCAGTTTGTTCTCCATGGGCTCGAATCAATCGGCTCAGGGGGTACACAAGGGCTTGAGCCTGATAAATGCGCACCTGCTGTCGGGTAAGATCGGCAAGCCGGGCGCCGCGCCCTTTTCCATCACCGGCCAGCCCAACGCCATGGGCGGGCGCGAGGTCGGCGGGCTGGCCAATATGCTGGCCGCGCATATGGATTTTGACGAGGCTTCCAAGGCGCTGGTGCAGCGCTACTGGGGGTCGCCGACCATCGCGCCGAAAGCGGGCCTGAAGGCCGTCGATATGTTCGAGGCGGTGCGGAAAGGCAGGATCAAGGCCATCTGGATCATGGCGACCAATCCGATGGTTTCCATGCCCGACGCCAACCGCATCCACGAAGCCTTATCGAACTGCGAACTGGTGGTGGTGTCTGACGTCATCGCCCGCACCGACACTATGGACATGGCGCATATCCAGTTGCCCGCCGCCGCCTGGGGCGAGAAGGACGGCACGGTGACCAATTCCGAGCGCGTCATTTCGCGCCAGCGCAACCTCACCGATCTGCCGGGGCAGGTGCGTCCCGACTGGGCCATTATCGCCGAAGTGGCGCGGCGCATGAATCCGGACTGGGCCAATGCCTTCGACTGGAGCGGACCGGACGCGGTGTTTGCCGAGCACGCCGGGCTGACGGCGTTCGAGAACAATGGCAAGCGCTTCCTCGATCTTGGCGGGCTGACCGGCCTGTCGAAGGCGCAGTACGACGCGCTTCAGCCGGTGCGCTGGCCGTTTCGCGCCGATGGGCAGCCGTCCACGCGCCTGTTCGCGGATGGGAAGTTCAACACGCCGAACGGTCGGGCGCGGCTGGTGCCGCCGATCGTGCGCGGCCCGGCCAATCAACCGACGCCGGACTTCCCGTTCAGCCTCAATTCGGCGCGCGTGCGCGACCACTGGCACACCCTGACGCGCACGGCGCTGGCGCCGGAACTGAACCGCCATATCTCCGAGCCGACGCTGGACATACACCCCAAGGACGCGCGGCGGCTGGGCATCAGGGACGGGCGTCTGGCGGTGGTGCGCACCGCGCACGGCGAGGCCATCCTCAAGGCCCGCATCACCGACGATGTGCGCGTCGGCAATCTGCACGCGCCGATGCACTGGACGAAGCAATTCGCGCCGTTCGGCCGTTCCAATCCGCTGATCAATCCGGCGGTCGATCCGATGTCGGGCCAGCCGGAATTCAAGCATACGCCGGCGCAGGTGACGCCCTTCCATGAGACCTGGCACGGCTTCCTTATGACGCCGCGCGACTTCGATGGCGAGTTTCCGGACTTTAAACCCGACACCATCTGGCGGCGCACGGCCCACGCCCACGCCGATTGTTATGAGATCGCCGGGCTGGAGATGCCGCAAGGCGCGGACTTCACCGCCACGGCGACGCTCGACGATCCGGCCACCGGCATCCGCCGTCAGGTGCGCGTCGAGGACGGCCGCCTGACGCGCGTGCTGTTCCTCGCGCCGATCCATAAGAAGCTGCCGCCGCGCGACTGGCTGCTGGACGGCTTCGGCGAGGCGCAACTGAGCGCCGCACAGCGCGCGGCGCTGCTGATCGGGCGGATGCCGGGCGTGTCGGATAAGGGCCGCCTCATCTGCGCCTGCAACAGCGTCGGTGAAAACGCCGTCAATGCCTGCATCGACGACGGCGCGACGACGGTCGAAGCGATCGGCGAAGTCACGCGGGCCGGCACGGCCTGCGGTTCGTGCAAGGGCGAACTGAAGCAGTGTTTGCTGCGCCATGCGGCGGCCGCGAAAAAGGAAAAGGTTCAGGCCTGATCCCATTTGCGAACGCCAAAACGCCGCCCGGACGATCCGGGCGGCGTTTTCCGTTCAGGCGACGCTTCAGGCGACGCTTCAGGCGGTGATTCAGGCCGGTTCGGCCAGCGGCGCCGGCGCATGATCGTGGGCTTCGAGGAAGCTGACGATGCGGCGGCGGCAATCGACAAAATGCGCGTCCTGCATCACGGCCTTGCGGTCGCGCGGGCGCGGCGTCTTCACCTCGACGATGTCGCCGATGCGCGCCTTGGGGCCGTTGGTCATCATCACCACGCGGTCGGCCAGCAGCACGGCCTCATCGACATCGTGGGTGATCATCAGCACGGTTGCGCAGATGCGCTCGTGCAGTTCCATCACCGTGTCCTGGAGGTGCGCGCGGGTCAGGGCGTCGAGCGCGCCGAAGGGCTCATCCAGCAGCAGCACCTTGGGCTCCATGCTCAGCGCGCGGGCGATGCCGACGCGTTGTTTCATGCCGCCGGAGATTTCGCCCGGACGCTTGTCCCTGGCGTGGGTCATCTTGACCAGTTCCAGATTGTTCATCGTCCGGTCGTGGAGCTGTTTCAGGTTCTCCTTCGCGCCGTAGAGCTTGGCGACGGCGAGGCGGACATTCTCGTAGACCGTCATCCACGGCAGAAGCGAATGGTTCTGGAACACTACGGCGCGCTCCGGGCCGGGGCCGGTGATCGCCTTGTTGTCGAGCAAAGCCGCGCCCAGCGTTACCGGCACGAGGCCCGCGACGACGTTGAGAAGCGTGGACTTGCCGCAACCGGAATGGCCGATGATCGACAGGAATTCGCCCTTGTGGACGCTGAGCGAGACATTATCGAGGACCTGAGAGATGACGCAGTCGCGCTCGAAATCGACATAGATGTTTTCAAGGGAAAGGATGGGTTTGGACATGTTTTGCCTCCAGGCCCCCTCTCCCTGAGGGAGAGGGTTGGGGTGAGGGGGGAATAGCGAGCACAGGCGGATAAAGGTGTCCCCCCTCATCCGACCCGCCAGCGGGTCACCTTCTCCCTCAAGGGAGAAGGGAAATTGATCAATCCGCGGTGGTGCCGCGCGAGACGTACTGACCGACAAGGGCCACCAGACGATCCAGCACGAAGCCGACCATGCCGACCCAGAGCAGGGCGACGATGATGTCGGACATGCGCGACGAATTGTACTGGTCCCAGATGAAGAAGCCGATGCCGACGCCGCCCAGCAGCATTTCGGAGGCGACGATGGCCAGCCAGCTCATGCCGACGCCGATGCGCAGACCCGTGAAGATGTGCGGCGTGGCGGCGGGCAGCATGATCTTGAAGAAATACTCGGCCGGAGTCAGGCGCAGCACCTTGGCGACATTGACGTAATCCTGCGGGATGTTGCGCACGCCGACCATGGTGTTGATGACGATGGGCCAGATGGAGGTGATGAAGATGACGAAGAGGGCCGAAGGCTGGGCTTCGCGCAGCGCCGCCAGCGAGATCGGCAGCCAGGCCAGAGGCGGCACGGTGCGCAGGACCTGAATGATCGGGTCCGTGCCCTTGCGCGCCCAGTCGACCGTGCCGAGGAAGGCCCCCAGCAGCACGCCGCACACGGCGGCCAGACCGAAGCCGACGCCGACGCGCGAGAGGGATGTCAGGACGTGCCAGAACAGGCCCTTGTCGACCCCGCCGCGATCGTAGAACGGATCGAAGATCAGCTCCTGCGCCTCCATCAGCACCATCGACGGCGAGGGCAGTCCGCCGGGAAAGGCGTTGCCCAGCGCTTCCCATATCAGCAGCAGCGCGCCGACGGTGAGCAGCGGCATGAGGTAGTTGCCGGCCTTATCGGCCAGCTTGCGGCGTCTGGAGGCGGCGATCTGTTTCGCCTGCGCCGCCGCCAGAAGGGTCTGGGGTTGATGGGCGACGGGGACGGCAGGCGCGGCAGGGCGGGGGGCGGTCATTTTTTGAACTTCGAATGGCATGGGAGTTCCTTGCTTCAAACCCCCTCTCCCTAAAGGGAGAGGGTTGGGGTGAGGGGGATGTCGAGATCGTGGTTGCCCCCTCATCCGGTCTCGCGGTGCTCGACCACCTTCTCCCTCGAGGGAGAAGGGAAGAGTGATCAGGCCAGTTTCTTGATCGGCTGGCTGGCGAGGTAGGCGTTGGGATTGGCCCAGTCGAAGGTCTTGCCGTCGAAGAACCGCTCGACGCCGCGCGAATCCGCCGGGGCCGGGATGCCGTACTGCTTGGCCACTTCGCGCCACAGGTCGGAGCGGTTGACCGTGTTGACCAGCGCCTTGGTGTCCACATCGTTGTCGATAATGCCCCAGCGTTTGTTCTCGGTGACGAACCAGGCATCGTGCGACTTGAACGGGAAGTTGGCGTTGTCGGCCCAGAACTTCATCAGGTGCGGCGATCCGGCGACATTGCGCCCGTCGCCGTAATTGATCTTGCCCTGCAGGCGCGGCAGGATGTCGTTGATCGGCACGTTGATGTACTGACGGCCCGCCGTAATGGCGCACATGGCCGGGCGGTTCTTGTCGCACCATTGGGCCGCTTCCATCACCGCGGCGATCAGGGCCTTGGCGGCGTTCGGATATTTATCGACCCAGTCGGCGCGCATCCCCAGCGCCTTTTCCGGGTGGTTCATCCAGATTTCCGAGGTCGTCGCGGCGGTGTAGCCGATCTTCTGATTGACCAGTTGACCGTTCCACGGCTCGCCGACGCAGAAGACGTCCTGCGTCCCGGCCTTCATGTTCGCCACCATCTGCGGCGGCGGGATGACGATGGTCGAGACGTCGGTGTCCGGATTGATCCCGGCGGCCGCCAGCCAGTAACGCACCCACAGGTCGTGCGTGCCGCCGCGATAGGTCATGGCCACCTTGGCCAGGTTTCCGGCGGCCTTGAGCTGCGCGAATTTCGCCTTCGCGCCGGCGGCGTTGAGCCCGACCTGCACGTTTTTCAGATCGTTGCCGACGCTGATGGCCTGACCGTTGGTGTTGAGGCGGGCAAGGATGTACATCGGCGTCTTGCGAGCGCCGACGCCGAGGGTGAACTGATAAGGCATGGGGCTGAGGATGTGCGCCCCGTCTATGCCGCCGCCTTGCGCGCCCAGCACGATATTGTCGCGCGTCGCCCCCCACGAGGCCTGCTTCAGCACCTCGACATTGGGCAGGCCGTACTTGGCGAACAGGCCCTTTTCCTTGGCGATGATCAGGGGCGAAGAGTCGGTCAGCGCGATGAAGCCCAGCTTGGCGCCGGAAACCTCCGGGCCCTTGCCGGCGGCGAAGGCGCCTGACGGGAAGAGGGTTCTGGCGGCGGCGACAGTGGCGGCAGCGCCGATGAGCGCCTGACGTCGGGAGAGGGAGATGTCGGTCATATCGATAGTCCCTTAAAGCTTGTATTCGAAGCCGACCCACACCTTGGTGCGGGAGGCGGGCATGAGGGTGTTGGCGCGGTCGAAGTCGGCGTATTTCAGCAGCAGCGACAGGTTCCTGGTCAGGCCGGCGGCGAACTGCGCGTCGAATTCCGTGCCGATCGACTGGCTGAGGCGATCCGTCTCGAAGTCGTGATAGGCCAGCGTCAGGGTCGGGTTCTTGATCAGCGGGAAGGACGGGTGGGTGTAGCCCGCCACAGTCAGGCTGTAGCTGAGGTTTTTGAACCCGTTGGCCATGGTCTTGTTGCCGGAGAAGGCCAGCGCGTCGGACCAGCCGTTGAAGGCGTGCGTGGTGGCCAGCGGCGTGATAAAGCCGCGCGTGCCGTCGCCCTCGAACGTCTCGTAGCCGAGCTTGAGGGTGTACATGTCCCAGGTCACCGCGGCGTCGATATTATAGGCCGAAAGCTCGAAGTCGGCGGGGTTGTAGCCATAGTCGGTCTGTTGGGCGTAATAGCCCGAATAGGCCAGTTTGAACGACGACAGCCAGGCCGAGCCGGAGGCCTTGAGCCCGATGGTGTTGGTCGAATTGGCCTTGGCGTTTTCGAAATCGAGCGCGTAGTCGAAGGCCTGAAGCTTAAGCGCTTCATTGACCGGCAGGGTGACGCTGAGCAGGTGGCTGTCGGAATCCCAGTCCGCCGTTTCGGCGAGGACGCGGTTGACCTGAAACACGTAGGCGTAGGTGACGGC
Encoded proteins:
- a CDS encoding alginate export family protein; protein product: MAHPKLRRKSAPLILCGATFLAGLSVPAFAQETFGEALAAGKPLLESRLRYEGVDQAGLQKGSALTLRNRIGFQSADWKNLKFLVEFEDVRALDDDYNSTTNGKTQYPAVNDPTVTELNRAQVVWSPSSFTTVTAGRQRLVLDDARFVGNVGWRQDEQTFDALRVDTTVGKLAVTYAYVFQVNRVLAETADWDSDSHLLSVTLPVNEALKLQAFDYALDFENAKANSTNTIGLKASGSAWLSSFKLAYSGYYAQQTDYGYNPADFELSAYNIDAAVTWDMYTLKLGYETFEGDGTRGFITPLATTHAFNGWSDALAFSGNKTMANGFKNLSYSLTVAGYTHPSFPLIKNPTLTLAYHDFETDRLSQSIGTEFDAQFAAGLTRNLSLLLKYADFDRANTLMPASRTKVWVGFEYKL
- a CDS encoding ABC transporter ATP-binding protein, with translation MSKPILSLENIYVDFERDCVISQVLDNVSLSVHKGEFLSIIGHSGCGKSTLLNVVAGLVPVTLGAALLDNKAITGPGPERAVVFQNHSLLPWMTVYENVRLAVAKLYGAKENLKQLHDRTMNNLELVKMTHARDKRPGEISGGMKQRVGIARALSMEPKVLLLDEPFGALDALTRAHLQDTVMELHERICATVLMITHDVDEAVLLADRVVMMTNGPKARIGDIVEVKTPRPRDRKAVMQDAHFVDCRRRIVSFLEAHDHAPAPLAEPA
- a CDS encoding CmpA/NrtA family ABC transporter substrate-binding protein, translating into MTDISLSRRQALIGAAATVAAARTLFPSGAFAAGKGPEVSGAKLGFIALTDSSPLIIAKEKGLFAKYGLPNVEVLKQASWGATRDNIVLGAQGGGIDGAHILSPMPYQFTLGVGARKTPMYILARLNTNGQAISVGNDLKNVQVGLNAAGAKAKFAQLKAAGNLAKVAMTYRGGTHDLWVRYWLAAAGINPDTDVSTIVIPPPQMVANMKAGTQDVFCVGEPWNGQLVNQKIGYTAATTSEIWMNHPEKALGMRADWVDKYPNAAKALIAAVMEAAQWCDKNRPAMCAITAGRQYINVPINDILPRLQGKINYGDGRNVAGSPHLMKFWADNANFPFKSHDAWFVTENKRWGIIDNDVDTKALVNTVNRSDLWREVAKQYGIPAPADSRGVERFFDGKTFDWANPNAYLASQPIKKLA
- a CDS encoding nitrate reductase, which produces MTTTHNTTCPYCGVGCGVEATLDGRRMTVKGDAAHPANQGRLCSKGTALGKTFGLEGRLLTPRRRTADGFVETSWDAALDEVAGRFRDIVAEHGPDAVAFYVSGQLLTEDYYAVNKLAKGYIGTANIDTNSRLCMSSAVAAHKQAFGADLVPGTYDDLTEADMLVFSGHNAAWTHPVLYRRIETRQDQFRVCIDPRRTDTARSANLHLMIRPQTDIRLWNGLCAQLIARDALDHDFVDQHTQGFSRLMAALSSDDQSVEAVAADCDISPVDLKAFYDAYLYTDKVVSLFSMGSNQSAQGVHKGLSLINAHLLSGKIGKPGAAPFSITGQPNAMGGREVGGLANMLAAHMDFDEASKALVQRYWGSPTIAPKAGLKAVDMFEAVRKGRIKAIWIMATNPMVSMPDANRIHEALSNCELVVVSDVIARTDTMDMAHIQLPAAAWGEKDGTVTNSERVISRQRNLTDLPGQVRPDWAIIAEVARRMNPDWANAFDWSGPDAVFAEHAGLTAFENNGKRFLDLGGLTGLSKAQYDALQPVRWPFRADGQPSTRLFADGKFNTPNGRARLVPPIVRGPANQPTPDFPFSLNSARVRDHWHTLTRTALAPELNRHISEPTLDIHPKDARRLGIRDGRLAVVRTAHGEAILKARITDDVRVGNLHAPMHWTKQFAPFGRSNPLINPAVDPMSGQPEFKHTPAQVTPFHETWHGFLMTPRDFDGEFPDFKPDTIWRRTAHAHADCYEIAGLEMPQGADFTATATLDDPATGIRRQVRVEDGRLTRVLFLAPIHKKLPPRDWLLDGFGEAQLSAAQRAALLIGRMPGVSDKGRLICACNSVGENAVNACIDDGATTVEAIGEVTRAGTACGSCKGELKQCLLRHAAAAKKEKVQA
- the nirD gene encoding nitrite reductase small subunit NirD, whose translation is MNASLALKWVDVGAAVDVPYQGARRVDTDLGAIAVFRTVDNEYYAVMDKCPHKGGPLSEGIVHGRHIACPLHNWSFSLQTGEAVGADAGKGCTPTVPLRIENARILLGLR
- the ntrB gene encoding nitrate ABC transporter permease; the encoded protein is MTAPRPAAPAVPVAHQPQTLLAAAQAKQIAASRRRKLADKAGNYLMPLLTVGALLLIWEALGNAFPGGLPSPSMVLMEAQELIFDPFYDRGGVDKGLFWHVLTSLSRVGVGFGLAAVCGVLLGAFLGTVDWARKGTDPIIQVLRTVPPLAWLPISLAALREAQPSALFVIFITSIWPIVINTMVGVRNIPQDYVNVAKVLRLTPAEYFFKIMLPAATPHIFTGLRIGVGMSWLAIVASEMLLGGVGIGFFIWDQYNSSRMSDIIVALLWVGMVGFVLDRLVALVGQYVSRGTTAD